The following coding sequences are from one Nicotiana tomentosiformis chromosome 3, ASM39032v3, whole genome shotgun sequence window:
- the LOC104118921 gene encoding NAC transcription factor 29-like, whose protein sequence is MFFLVLFHSQSRKFFVSFSLILESFLCHCFQSLQERTEPMEKNPQFRPSDTDLIMQLLKFVAGKCLPTEGLIVFVDVYSIEPWQLIGDMSSKKTHYFLTQLKKKKPTDARFNRTTCNGTWTQQNKGKKILDEDESLIIGYKRSLTYKHKKDSSFNGRWLMMEYFLADSLLQELKSNEAKEFVICAIKKNPRSEIRGNSVASVVEYKRFIDRFLQEQSTMILSDNSPVRLESTSSDVFSMGQLQSKDGVLVIINQTDSDEFFGMVNVENQECYYQEGDEEEVDWESILDFGDHGSVQNDLLY, encoded by the coding sequence ATGTTCTTCCTAGTTCTGTTTCATTCTCAATCAAGAAAGTTTTTTGTGTCATTCTCACTCATTCTAGAAAGTTTTTTGTGTCATTGTTTTCAAAGTCTTCAAGAAAGAACGGAACCCATGGAGAAGAATCCTCAATTTCGTCCCTCTGACACTGATCTGATAATGCAATTGTTGAAATTTGTGGCTGGAAAATGCTTACCAACTGAAGGATTGATTGTCTTTGTAGATGTTTACAGCATAGAGCCATGGCAATTAATTGGAGACATGAGTTCCAAGAAAACCCATTACTTTCTCACccaattgaagaagaagaagcccACTGATGCCCGATTCAACAGAACTACTTGTAACGGGACTTGGACACAGCAGAATAAAGGAAAGAAAATTCTTGATGAAGATGAGAGTCTGATTATTGGGTATAAAAGAAGCTTGACTTACAAACACAAGAAAGACTCCTCTTTCAATGGCCGCTGGTTGATGATGGAGTATTTCTTGGCTGACTCTCTTCTTCAAGAGTTGAAATCTAACGAAGCAAAAGAGTTTGTAATCTGTGCAATTAAGAAGAACCCCAGATCAGAAATCAGAGGAAACAGTGTTGCTTCTGTTGTAGAGTATAAGAGGTTCATTGATCGTTTCTTGCAAGAACAGAGTACGATGATACTATCCGACAACAGTCCAGTGAGGTTGGAGAGTACCTCGTCTGATGTTTTCTCTATGGGACAACTACAATCAAAAGATGGAGTGTTGGTTATTATAAATCAGACTGATTCTGATGAATTCTTTGGAATGGTGAACGTGGAAAATCAAGAATGCTATTATCAGGAAGGTGATGAGGAGGAAGTTGATTGGGAATCTATATTGGATTTTGGGGATCATGGTTCAGTGCAGAATGACTTGCTTTACTAA